From the Chanodichthys erythropterus isolate Z2021 chromosome 9, ASM2448905v1, whole genome shotgun sequence genome, the window GACTGGATTCTGCTCACGAAAATTTGCTAAACAATGGTAAAAGTGGCTATATTCATGGTGCTGAAAAACATTTTCAAGAACATTTCCAACTTAATGACTTAAAATTGTCATGTAAACCATTAAGCAAAAGTACATTTTtagacaaaatatatttaatcaataaatatgattttttggGGAGTTGCACCATGTGATAAATTACAACCTAAACTAATCTTGTCATAAAAAGTCATGAGGGTCTGCAGGGGTTCTTTCTATGacaacattttttacatttatctgCATATTTCTGCATAATGGTTTATGAAACAaaattcaaatattaataagcagttttgttgacattttttccCCTAAGAATCAAGGAAAAAGATCACGGCAAACAACTTAAGgttttgaaaaatacatttttgtataaattaaaaaatgcttATGTATTTCACAGGTTTGTGTGGTCATGGATGTTCCTGTGCTAGTATGGCTGGTGTTGCTTCTGGCGAGTAGACGGTTTCCTGAAACGGAGTGCAGCACTCAGGAGTTTGACAGCAGTGATGAAGGTCCAGAGGTTGAATTCCTATCGACCTCTCGCACACGGCGGGCCCCCGAGCCTCCTCCACAGGACAAGTGCTCCTACACCTTCATTGTACCCCAACAGAAGGTTACAGGAGCCATCTGTGTGAACTCCAAGGAGCCTGAGGCCATGCTGGAGAACCGTGTCAACAAGCAAGAGCTGGAAATTCTCAACTCTGAGCTGCACAAGCAGAAGAGACAAATCGAGACTCTGCAGCAGCTTGTAGAAGTTGATGGCGGCATCGTCAATGAGGTGAAGCTTCTGCGCAAGGAGTCCCGTAACATGAATTCCAGAGTGACGCAATTATACATGCAGCTGCTGCATGAGATCATCCGTAAGAGGGACAATGCGCTGGAGTTGTCGCAACTGGAGAACAAGATTCTCAACCAGACCTCTGAAATGCTGCAGCTTACCAACCGCTATAAAGATCTGGAGCATAAGTATCAGCACCTCGCCTCATTGGCCAATAACCAGTCGGCGCTCATTGCCCTTCTTGAGGCCCAGTGTCAGAGGGGACCACCTGTTGTGGTCCCCAGGGTACCAACCCAGCGTCAGCCCCAATCACCGCCTCAACCCAGAACCTCACCACCCCTCAATAAGCCTACGTTTAACCCCAACAACAACGAGATCCAGAGCGATCAGAACCACAAAGTGCCACCCGCTCCTCCTACCATGCCAGGAGGAACTCACAGCCCGTCGACCACAGACAAACCCTCAGGTGAGTCGCAGCTTTATTCCTTCAGTGGTGCATATACTTGCCAACATGCCCCAACTGTCCTACATTCACACTACCGTAAAGTTTGTGGCCAGTAAGATtttgccatcaaaggaataaattaaaatatatttaaacagaaaacagttattttaaattgaattgatatttcacaataattcagttttcatcaaataaatgcagccttgctgagaAGAGaagtcttaaaaaaaataaaaaaataaatctcttACTAACCCAAAACTTTGAACAGTATTGTGAGTTAAATCCTACATTGTGTCATTTAAGTTGTCTCAGGTTCAGGATATTGCTATCATGGTTCAAACAGTTTTTTAAACACCTTTTAACACTTTTAGTAAtaaaaaaaccttttaaatAGCAAATAGCTTTAATAAATATCAAAAGGAATAGTTTTTgacaataaataattcaaaacgtGATATTTCCATTTGATGACTCTTATCCTTGTGGGGTTTTCAGTGCCAAATTCTCATCATTATTCAGCACTGCCTATCAAAGTTCATTCATCTCACATTCTCTCTACATAGTGACTCCCACACAGTGATATGACAATAAACCATCTATTGTTGTTTCAGCTTTGAAATTCCAACAACCAGTTAATCTGGTCAGATGATGAAtatcataaaaaatattttgtggtGAGTCACACCCATGGGTTGCATTGTTGTACAAGGACAAAGAAAAGTCAAGATTGATTTGatgcaaaatattaatttcagaCTGATTGCTATGTTTCATTATACATGCTTTTAATGCTCTAAAAAGAGCATTTGTTTGAGTtaaataatgttgaaaaatttattgaatgaaaaaataagaaaagttaaaaacaaatatttttccaaaaAATACTATTTATGTTTAATGCACACTTTTGTTTCATCCATTGCAATGAACATAAgaataatatgatataatgttttgtttatatcattaACCAGCATATATTTTGtccatttataatgtaaaataagcAAAACAGCAAAAATGAAAAAGGAAGCTTTCAGTGGCTGTATTTCCACTCCATCTGGTGACATGAGCAATTTCCTGGCAAGGTCTGCATGCATTAATAGCAAAAGGTTACACAAACTCTCCTCAATGAGAGTCAAGCTTTCACAATGAGACTACAGTATGAAAAAGAGCTCTGGAAGGAAATAGAGAGAACGATTCTGGACAGAAGTCAAAAAAGTGAAAGAAAGACCGGCAGAAAAAATCTGTATTGGCTCAGTTGGGAAATGGCACAAGGATGAGCCACCATACACTATATATGTGTGCACAGTATGAGGCCTATGGTAATTTCACCCTCTGatttatgtttatttctttaaaaaaaacaaaaactttttgcTTGAGACATCTTGTGGTTTTTACTTTGCTTAAACACATATAGATAATGCATatgaaaaagtatttaaaagagATTCAGATAAAAGCGAATTAGACCTAAATCAGATGATAAATATGTGTAAAGGTGCAGTCACTAAAGcagtggttgattatgatttcacttttgtaactttagttagtgtgtaatgttgctgtttgagcataaacaacatctgcaaagttacaatgcttaaagtttaatgcaaatgggagatattttcttttacagaaatcgctttttaaggactacaacaaacggcggGTAGGGACTACAGCAAGCTTCTTTCTGGATTGATGACATTACAAAccacaaaatttacataaaacctGCCCCTGGGtgcatgcaacaaagggggcgaggccatgttgggctgctttagagaagaggaagagttgttgaaGTAGAGCGTTTTTACCATGTTGTCATTTTATGCCAGACTGCTTcaccaaacgagggtcaattcaacactggatttgcacaaaagattaacatgacgacacatgctagtcgatgagttgaatcaactccacagcaactaacattacataaatgtatccactaaccattcagaaatgtccagttgcattctaaaagttgtaacttcttcctgagtctctccatcagtgtccaactctggtttgaacaatgtaaggctgaacaccgttactgacaatcatcattttggctgcttgagattctccagctttgttgttgttgagcaaccgaagcacagGCTggtaaagctccgccctcttttggaaagcgggccgggagcagcagctgatttgcatttaaagggacacacaaaaatgacatgtttttgctcaaaccCAATATGGGGCAAATTTGAtgagctataataaatgatctgtggggtattttgagctgaaacatcaCAGAtgcattctggggacaccagagacttatattacatcttataaaaggggcattataggtcccctttaagggaATTTTAAACAGCAAgatccagtcatttcaataggatTCAAAGTGATCaggacttttttttccttttttttttgaatgaggGTGAAAGAATTCAGTTGCAGATATCTTAACAGGTTTAACTTGGTCACTTGGATTCGCAGCATTGACAAaaagaaagctgcttggtttgaatgTGACATCTGTGTGATCTGTGGTTCATCACTACACTCTTGACAATAGAACcttttaaatttgcttaaaTTTCACTAATGTGAGCACACATGAATATTTTAGAACCATATATGAAAGTAATTCAAATGTCAAAAAACAATCTGACATGTGTTTTTGCTGTTGGCACACATGCAAAAAGACTTGATCTGACCAAAACAGAATTGGCTGACATCCTAAATGCAGCCATGCTTCAAACTTCACTACAATATCGACAATAGGCAATGGACCTTTTATGCATGCAAATTTTCTCGAAATTGAATGTCAAAAATCCAATCAGATATGCAATTTGTTCTGTTTACAAACATGCAACAAGACTCAATCTGACAAAAACAGAATTGGTTGACTTTGTTGACATAACGGCAATAACGTTGCAGTGATGAGAAAGGAAATAAGAGGACAGGAGAAAGAGCAGGGCAGGGAGGGAAGCAGCAATCTGTTGAAGTGAAGTCATTTATTCCAGTGTTACCAGACATTGGTAACCCAGACATCCCACACAAAGTTCAGCGCTCTATCAGGTCTGGGTCTTCCTGCTGGAGAGAAAAAGCCTGCTGATGGATTTGCCAAGTTGTTTTAACAAGACCCACACCACTGAAAATCTGTAAGGCCTTTCTGTTTCCTCTTCCTCCCTTCTTCCTACCATATCTCCTCTAAAGTTCACTTGACCTGATGGATTTCTGCTCATCTCCAGTTCATCACCTCATTCATCTCTGTAAATGTTAGCTAGAGAAAAAGCAGATATTTTTCCTGTCTGTCTTCTCTGCCATTAGACAGTTTTTGCTTAGAATGTGAGTCTGTTATTTCATAGCACTGTCTTTTTCCATCTCTCCCTCATTCACAACTAATCTAAACTTTGTCCCTTTGTAAGCCAGACATAGCAGCTGCCTTAGCCTAAACTTTTATAAAGCCCCCTGAACAATTACACCAAAATATTGTCAGTGTAAAACAGTGTGATGTTAGAGACAAATGTTAGAGTTAAGAAGTGACTCATCTACACACTAAAATCATTGTTCTAATTAGAATGATTCAAAATATGTACTTTGGACCTGCTTTTAGTTGTGTTCTGTTCTTGTTGAGAATTCCTTTTTTTCATCATATACTTGTTTTGGCACAAATTTTGCATCAAGTGGCAGGTTTCCATAATGTAAAATGTTCTATGACCAATTAAACAGAAGGGGGCTTAAAGGTAAAGTTTGTAATTTGCTGACAAGCAGACTTCTCCAAGAGAGAGGAAGAAACTGATGACTCCAAGATAATGAGGCAAGGTATGTGAAGTGGGATTTTTTATTAAAGTTCACGTACAGAATGAAAATATGCTAGAAATTGAATCTAAAACACTGGTAAAAATAAAACTctaatttagaaatattttagGATGGATAAACCAAACTAcaatttgttaatattattattaataataatgtaataaacattGTACAATAGAACTTTTTAGGTGGGAACAATGTGGTCTCAGATGTTTGCATTTCTATTTAATTTGTCTATGTGAGGCATGTTTCTTGAGATTATAAAAAAATCTACTGAcccaataaaaaaaagcaagctGTTTAATACATGCTCCTCCTAGAATTGGGAATGCTGGAATGGATTCAGTTTTGTTCACAGTAAGGGGCTAATGAGCCCATTGTTATCTTAAATTTGTCAGGTAGTGTGATGGCTCTTACTCTGGCATGCTGTGAAAATCAGCCAGCCAGAGAGATTTCAGAGACACAGACACAATCCAGCTCAGTGGAATGTGCTGTGAATCTATGAATCCAGCGGTCTGAGGTCTGTTATCATAGATACAGccagaaatattttaattttaagtgcGAAAATTATAAGTACTAAAATCAACCATTTTAAATACCACAAGCGAAATACAAGAGAAACCGACTGGAGCAACATCCTATGTTTCGGCACAAGACGCATCTAGctaattttttaaaacatacCAACCGGAGTGATGAAGGGATTGGAGTGGCTGTGAGTGAGGCCCAGCCGTCGGGCATGAGGCCTGCATTTTATAAGCTACAAGATGAGAGTAAACACTAAAATGTTCCAGACTACTGTAAGTAAACCACAAGGCCTCGGCAGCGCTTTAAAACTGAGATGTAAGATAACTGAACGGCTGTCTGCCAGACGTGACAGTAAGGAGAGCACAGTTCAATACACAAATAACAATGGAACATGTGAGATCATGTGCTTTGAGAGCAAAACTTTAAGTTTAAGTCTCAGGTTGTGTTTAGGTTTGACTACTTTCCTTACTAAAAAGACCATCATATGAAGCCTATCGTGTTTCTTAACTACCATAATCAGCTTCACCAGCTAGGTTTTGCTAGTGAATAGCATATTTATGTTTCTCTATTAGGTAGACCACAACCAAAtcagcacaaaccagcctggaACAGCATGGAAATTTACCCATTTGCTGTTCTTAATTGCTTTCAGCTGGTATAAAGCAATTAAGTTGGTCACAGCCAAGCTAGTTTAGGTCCCAAAACCCTTCTAAAACCAGCCAAAAGTCCAGCTTgaccaggctgggagaccagcaaACCAGTCCTTTTTCTGGTTCAAGACATAAATATATAGATATGTAGATATAGGGTATTAATCAAGCCATGTAGTTTTTACCATTTAAAACTGATGATGAgagattgagagagagagagagaaaaaaaaactttcttggATCAGGAAATTATTTTGAAGACAACTAATTTATGGATGGTCTTTTCCTCTGCTTTTCATTGGAAAACTTTGGAAATTGGAGCCATTTTTGACACATCCCTATAAAAACACTATACTTTATACCCAGGGAACTTGGAAGTGCTTGCTAATCTTCTTGCTACTGCATTATTTAGCAAATGGGCCTTTCGTTGGCGTCCGTGCCAGCATTATGTTTGGCTGGAACAGCAGAGGCAACTTCCCAGGCCAGAATGGCAGCCAAGGTCAATCCTCTTCTTACGTTAAGAGCTTTTCCAGCTGTGCCACGGAAGAACAAGAGACCTTGCGAGAGTAGATGCAACTGAGAGCAGTGTACAGGGGGATCCTGAGAAAGACTTTCTTTGATTATGCAATTGTTTCAGTTTTGCACCTGAATTTCCCTCCAAGCAAAACAGTATTTCTGTCTGTCACAGTGTTATATTCCCAGCATGAGATTTGACAGCAATAGGCAGGAGGTTTCctttaaaaagtcaaaacttCTCAAAGAATTGAGTATAAGGGGATACATCTTGTTGAAATAAGCTGAGAGTGACAGAGTGGGgtaaatactgattttttttttttttcttgccctTTTAGGTCCCTGGAAGGATTGTCTGGAGGCTCTGGAGGATGGCCACATAAACAGTGGCATGCACCTAGTGAAGCCAGAGAACACCAACAAGCTGATGCAGGTGTGGTGTGACCAAAGACAAGACCCTGG encodes:
- the angptl2b gene encoding angiopoietin-related protein 2b, whose amino-acid sequence is MDVPVLVWLVLLLASRRFPETECSTQEFDSSDEGPEVEFLSTSRTRRAPEPPPQDKCSYTFIVPQQKVTGAICVNSKEPEAMLENRVNKQELEILNSELHKQKRQIETLQQLVEVDGGIVNEVKLLRKESRNMNSRVTQLYMQLLHEIIRKRDNALELSQLENKILNQTSEMLQLTNRYKDLEHKYQHLASLANNQSALIALLEAQCQRGPPVVVPRVPTQRQPQSPPQPRTSPPLNKPTFNPNNNEIQSDQNHKVPPAPPTMPGGTHSPSTTDKPSGPWKDCLEALEDGHINSGMHLVKPENTNKLMQVWCDQRQDPGGWTVIQRRMDGSVNFFRNWETYKQGFGNIDGEYWLGLENIYWITNQGNYKLLVTLEDWSGRKTFAEYASFRLEPEADFYRLRVGRYHGNAGDSLTWHNGKQFTTLDRDRDVYTGNCAHYQKGGWWYNACAHSNLNGVWYKGGHYRSRYQDGVYWAEFRGGAYSLKKVVMMIRPNPNTFH